Proteins co-encoded in one Pyxidicoccus xibeiensis genomic window:
- a CDS encoding O-acetyl-ADP-ribose deacetylase, translating into MKLELIQGDLTKVAADAIVNAANSSLLGGGGVDGAIHRAAGPELLAECRLLGGCPTGQAKLTKGYRLPARHVIHTVGPVWQGGTHSEEATLARCYKSVFAQVQAHGLRSVAFPSISTGRFGFPIDRAAPIAVREIRAAFARLPQLEKVTVVLFSPWDLEAYQRALSAAPGENV; encoded by the coding sequence GTGAAGCTGGAGCTCATCCAGGGAGACCTCACGAAGGTCGCTGCCGACGCCATCGTCAACGCCGCCAACAGCTCGCTGCTGGGCGGTGGCGGCGTGGACGGCGCCATCCACCGCGCCGCGGGCCCGGAGCTGCTGGCCGAATGCCGGTTGCTCGGAGGCTGTCCCACGGGCCAGGCGAAGCTGACGAAGGGCTACCGGCTCCCCGCGCGCCACGTCATCCACACCGTGGGCCCCGTCTGGCAGGGCGGCACCCACTCCGAGGAAGCGACGCTGGCGCGCTGCTACAAGAGCGTCTTCGCCCAGGTGCAGGCCCACGGCCTGCGCTCGGTGGCCTTCCCTTCCATCTCCACCGGACGCTTCGGCTTCCCCATCGACAGGGCCGCGCCCATCGCGGTGCGCGAAATCCGCGCGGCCTTCGCGCGGCTGCCCCAGCTCGAGAAGGTGACGGTGGTCCTCTTCTCTCCTTGGGATTTGGAGGCGTATCAGCGCGCCCTCTCCGCGGCCCCGGGGGAGAATGTGTGA